The genomic stretch gcaaaaagcgaagaacgactgttttgttttgaacgttctATGGATTTTATGCAGGATATAAATGGTcatgttcaaacatgtttcaacaccttCTGGATAGCTCcacattcaatatagttagaagcacgaaaaaaatctgtactgtaacacatgcggcacaatgaacggagcttaagatcatattttcaacactagcgtcatcatcatcggcggcggcttcaggaaacagttGCCATGATATCGGTCTGGGAAACACGCAACGAAGGAGCGATTTTTTGCAATGCtgaaaaccagacttggcaaagcacgcaccgcactagaggcggaacaaaaattgagctcttgcttgctAGGTATCACGCACTTGAGCTGGGTGCTTCGGTCGATGATTCGACACGCGAAGAAAGAAGCATACCACCACAGAGCGGATATTTCTTCGTTGGCGTTTTTctaaaggggccatccacataccacgtggacagattttcaacgattttgaccccccctccccttccgtggacaactgcccatataaattctaaaaaaatgtatggaccgtggacattagccaacgcACTCGGGCTAGGTGCTTTGGTCTTCAGCTTGGTGCGCTACGAATTAAGAAAAGCGTCACACTATCTCTTCacggatcaaaacaaaacgaaaaagaaaaaacgctCAACGTGCCTCCAGATGAAGAACACAAGATTATCGTACTGCATTCGTAGCTTTTTTAGCTCTTGCGCCGAGCTGGTGCTTGTTACGAATGTCACATAAGACGATAATACGCTCGTGGTGCTTGATGTCTATAATTTggcgatgtcaccgagcggctcggaGCGGTGCTTTCACCAAGTCTGGGAAACGCTGTCTATCCGTGTTGCTGTGTGACTAACTTGCAAACATGAAACAGAGCGAGGGAAATAATCTGCGTTCACGCGAGACTATATGCACCCGAAAACAGTTGgctctaagttaaagttgatcaagtttctctaagttgaagttgatcaagaactatttaaggtcaacgatgagtaacttgagattGACAAACCTGccattttatcaatcgaacgtgaaatcactgattccattGAATCAgtgatttctgattttgccaacCAAACGGCTCGGAAGGTGAGTATTCAAATGCCTAATTATTGATTTTGCGGACAACGGAataaatatatagaaaaatctaagttttttgtttgtctcaattcCTTTTATGGAAGAAAAAACTGTACAGTCGTTTTCATTGAGGGCCCACGTTTTTGTTACCGTACCAGGCCCTCAAAACCGTAGCTACGCCACTGCGCCGATGGATTCTAGGCTCAAACAAATTTTGAActgaataataattttttgaaataaatatttttggctTTTCCCGAATGTTGCGATAATTAGCACCGGCTagcattttggaaaaaaaaacaaacatcctTTGCTCTTGCATTGGGACTGGCAAAAGATTTAACATTAGTTGAATGGTTGtagtatttgaaaaataaaatcgatATTTTGCGTCACCCTATTTCAGGAAGCGCCACATTAACGGCGgcgctaaaaaaaaaaaaaaaaaaaaataggggctgaaacgaaaaaaagggtccaaatttttccaataaagaCTAAATAGAGCATCCAAAAATCGGACTTCTTTACATGGAATTGCTTTAAAAATAGATCGTTTGTGTTTGGTTACGAAGCGAAAAGCAATCTTCAATCAGAATATTGTACAGTATCTCGATGGTAAATTGAGTACAAGTAATTTTCCcttatttaaattatttccTGAAAATTGTCTGTTTGCAATCAAAACCATTAAACATTGCATTTGCATCTGTGGTGAAACAACAAAGTGTATAGAATTTGCTCgaacaagaaaaataaacagtgaCGTAATTTTTAATAGCTAATTAAACAATGACCAACGCGGTAGTACTTGTAGTACTGACCTTGACGCCACAAGCTGCGACGAAAAGCTCATTTGTTTCAATCAGATTGCCAgagactgtttttttttgtttcccatTTGCTATTCAGTTGCGAACATATCGTGGATAATCTATTTAATTGAAATGCAGCTTCATTGTCCGCCGCTCCTCCCACTGGGCAATGATCTGCCCGTCACACACACATAGTTCAGTTCACACTCAATACATAAAGCCGAAATTTTAGTCGAAATTTTTGACCATTATTTGCCAAACCCATTtccattttcaaatttcaaagcATTCTTTCGTTTCATTGTTCATTTCAGGTACGCTAGCGAAAATGGCTCGCCTTCGGAGTTCATTGTTCCCCTGGTCGATTGCCGTGTTTGCGCTGGCCGTTGTGGCGGCCACCAGTTCGATGCACATTCCGGAAGACATGGAAATTCTAGAGGGTTACGACTTGGTGTCTGCTGGTACGGAGATTAATCCGGAGGATGATTTTTACGAACAGCGCAGTCTACTGGAGCCGTTCTTTTATCGGGCGATTCGTGACAAGCGGGAAATCCCCTATCGGGTTTTGGAATCTCCTGGGTTGAAGAGTCACTTCAGACAGCACTACGAGAATGATTGGCTCGAGAAACAGAAGTATCAGGCTAAAAGAAGAAATCGACGCAGTATTGAGGTGGAAAGTTCTAGCACTACGGAGGGACCGAAGTCTACCGATGAGCTACCGAAAGCGGAGAAGCAGACCTTGCATCAGCGAACCATAGAGGCATGGGCGAAAACTCCGTACCAGATCAAGCAGCCGACCGAGGAAGAGTTGGACTCGGAAGCGGAAGCTTCTATGATGAGCGAAGGTATCAAAACCCGCGCCCCGAGGGTGAACTTTATCACGCAGAAAAAATCTTTGGCGGATTCGTCGGAAACCCGCGAGGACAAAGATAAGATCATCCCCGAGATATACCGCAAACCACTGGCCAGGTTGTACTACGAGTATCCGACTTTTCCAAGATTATACGATTCGTTTCCAGCGCATTCACAGTCGCCGATGTATCCAAAGATTTACAACAAATACGATGAATACCACCGGGATATGATGGATCGTATGCATCCACCAGCTCCGCACCGTTTTGACACGTACTACCAGCGTAGATACGACAGCGATTATGACACCTACTTTCCGCGGTACACTTTCCCCAGCTATAACTATTATCCGGACAAGCGATTTGACGTGCCTTCTTACTACCGCGATCGTAACTATCTGTTGACAAACGATGTCATGGACATTCCGCCAGTTCCACCGCAGGTTCACAAATACCCCTCACGAAAACGTCGTATCATCTACTATGCCACCCTTCCGGAGATTGTCCGAACTCCTCCGAACGTGGATTTGCGCTACCGTAATTACAACAAATTCAACAATCGTTTCGATCCCTTCTACCCGACCAAGGCACCGTTGAGTTCGTACAAAGTTTCTACCTCGAAGTACGATGATCGAAACTCAGGTGACCGCAAGGACGACAAATACGTGAGCTCTACTCCGATTAAAATTATACGAGAGATTGCTGCCCAGCAAGAGTCACCTGGAACCGGAAGTTCTTCAGCCATTCGTCGGCAGTATTCGATGAACGGAGGACTTGGTGCCAGTAGTGGTAGAACAGCCGGTGGTTATCAGGACGGCAGTCACCATGAGCAGGATCGATCTTACTTCGGTAGACATCATTAGTTTGGGATAGATTATAAGATAGTGGTACTTCAAAGTATGAAGTTGTGTGCGTGTGAATGTAGCGGAATCTAGTTAGGCTCTAGGCGGGTAGGTTTAGCAATACAGCGTTGTAGATGCTTGTGCTTTGAAGGAAACtgcaataaataatatttttagtgTAATCTTTTAACAATTTGGATGAAAAGTCTTTGGTTTTGGTAAAATTCGGTTTTTATTATTCCATTCCAAAATCCTGTTCGGTTTTTTGGAATAAATGAGGCCATTTAACGGAAAGCACTGTTTTGATATTGGAAAATGTCGGAACATATCAGAGTACTCACTTTACTTTAAATTCTATGACTTGTTACATACTTACATGTATTTCGGTTTCTAATTGATGCTTTTTACACTAACGTAGAATGATAAGaaagaagtgaaaaaatctACAGTAGATCACCACTGCAGCAAATTGCTAAACGATTGATCTGTTCGGAAATGATAAACTCGAGAGTCACTTCGTTCTGATTAGGTAAGATTAGGGGCCAAATCAGTCCGATACAGCCAGCAAAAAGCACACCCTCGTTCAACTGTCGTCAATCAATAtaggatagaaaaaaaaactgccctCTTCCCTCGTATTGCATCCGACCGTAGTTTCGGATgtcgttttttattttatctatTCGCATATATCACAGCCGGGAAATCAACTCCGGCAGTCGGTCCCTGTCCCGGAAAACACTCAAATGTATCACAATTTCCCATGTTTTACTGGTTGTCGGTCGAGTCCAACAAGTGCCCCTCACTTGTACACTATAGGTTTACGTGTGACACAGTAGGGACGGAAAGGGAGAATAAAAAACGACCCCCGCCATGTCTTCGGAATGTTATACCATTTGACTGATTGATTGTCTGTAATAAAAAGCCAGAAAGACGAATTACTGGGTGTTGTTAGGTACATACAAGACAAGCCTTGCGCAGCATTTGTCCTCGTGGCGGCCCTTCAATCACTTGTTGCTAATTAAATTCTAACTGCCATCTTTTTCTCCGAAGCTAAACGGGGGAGGGAGCGCAATTTAGAAGTGCCCTAGAATCTTCTCCGGTCTGGTCAGGTTAAAAATGTGGGAGCTTTATCAGCAATTAATTACAACCCACTGTCTAGCGGATGCACTAGCAAAACATTGCGCTCCGGTGATAAAGGACTAGACCAGGTGGCAGCCAGGTAGCGTGGTAATTATGGCATCGCTAATCCGCTAAGGTCATCTTTTGCGGTGTTCCATTCCGGTATGATCTTGTGCTCATTTGTTCGCCCCAACTCGACGACGAAGACCGCATCGGCTGCCTTCCCCAAACGGCAAACGGGGGGAGATGAATTTCGCAAATTAATTTGATAACCGAAGGACACGGCTAGCACAGACAACTGGAGGTACTTCTGTGGGTATTGTATGAAGTTGCAGTTGTTGGTTGTTGGCCCTTCAGATAAAAGAAACTATTACGAATTATGTTGGGTGACAGGATATATTTATAAGCAAAACTTATTCATTTATCATCAGTGAGAAAAATAGGCGGGATTTGTTGTTTTACTAGCCGGCCTTCCAAATCATTTtagtacatttttatttttgttactaTACAGGGTGTTACCCTGAAAGTGGTACACTTTATATATGCTACAAAATTTAAACAGATGAATAGTTTATCTCTGGTTCTTTTATGTGGCTCTTAAATGTGTTCAAAGTTATGTGTTCAACTTCATCCAGCTCCTCTGGCATGTACCCCCAAATGCTGAAGTCCTCTGAATTTGAATCGGGAGAGGATCAGGGTGTTGATCGGGTCAGAGGTGTTGATAAAATACGGTAGATTTTCGTTGCACCACTTCTGAACAACCAATGCCTTATACACTAGCGCTGAGTCCTGTTGAGAGCGAAATTTTTCTTTCTCCAAATCATTCCTTTGAACAAGGCGGCTAATGGTCTTTAATAACGTGTTGTAGATAGTATTCTGTATTAATTCTCACACCCTGTCGCTAAATACTAGTGGTGCTTTTCTCTGTTGGAAATTGCTCCCCAAACGTCCCACTCCTTTTTTATCGGCTGGAGTATCATGAAGACATGCTCCCTACACACGATCTttcttcttctttgttgaaAAAAGCCTCTaacgaaaacaatttttcgatgGATAAAATATGTTGTGAGCAGTTTGCGTCTTCAGTAGTAATAGAGATCTGGCAACCTCTTATTCCTTAAATGCTCCGTATCCAAGGTCATTTTTGATTATCATATGCAGAGTGTTACGATTCATGTTCATTTTACGAGCCATTCTTCTTGTCGACTAGGCTAGATTTCGCCGGATACGTTCTTAAACCGCTT from Wyeomyia smithii strain HCP4-BCI-WySm-NY-G18 chromosome 3, ASM2978416v1, whole genome shotgun sequence encodes the following:
- the LOC129731985 gene encoding uncharacterized protein LOC129731985 → MSEKDIAFGTLAKMARLRSSLFPWSIAVFALAVVAATSSMHIPEDMEILEGYDLVSAGTEINPEDDFYEQRSLLEPFFYRAIRDKREIPYRVLESPGLKSHFRQHYENDWLEKQKYQAKRRNRRSIEVESSSTTEGPKSTDELPKAEKQTLHQRTIEAWAKTPYQIKQPTEEELDSEAEASMMSEGIKTRAPRVNFITQKKSLADSSETREDKDKIIPEIYRKPLARLYYEYPTFPRLYDSFPAHSQSPMYPKIYNKYDEYHRDMMDRMHPPAPHRFDTYYQRRYDSDYDTYFPRYTFPSYNYYPDKRFDVPSYYRDRNYLLTNDVMDIPPVPPQVHKYPSRKRRIIYYATLPEIVRTPPNVDLRYRNYNKFNNRFDPFYPTKAPLSSYKVSTSKYDDRNSGDRKDDKYVSSTPIKIIREIAAQQESPGTGSSSAIRRQYSMNGGLGASSGRTAGGYQDGSHHEQDRSYFGRHH